The following are from one region of the Armatimonadota bacterium genome:
- a CDS encoding DUF1211 domain-containing protein: MSKGRLEAFSDGVLAIIITIMVLEMKVPHSAEWSALKPIVPVFLSYAMSFVYLAIYWNNHHHMLHMTRTTSGGILWANLHLLFWLSLVPFVTGWMGENNFAAVPTAAYGVVLLLAAIAYWILQSAIIRSQGDDSPLAKAIQGDLKGKGSIVLYSAAIAIAFWEHRAAIAIYVFVALVWIVPDRRIERHASSS, from the coding sequence TTGAGCAAGGGTCGTTTGGAGGCGTTCAGCGACGGAGTGCTGGCCATCATCATCACCATCATGGTGCTGGAGATGAAGGTGCCGCATTCTGCCGAGTGGAGCGCGCTCAAACCCATCGTCCCCGTGTTTCTCAGCTATGCGATGAGCTTCGTCTATTTGGCCATCTATTGGAACAACCACCATCACATGCTGCACATGACGCGGACGACCTCGGGCGGCATTCTTTGGGCCAATCTTCATCTGCTCTTTTGGCTTTCGCTGGTGCCTTTTGTTACCGGTTGGATGGGCGAAAACAACTTCGCGGCGGTCCCTACGGCGGCGTATGGAGTTGTGCTGCTATTAGCGGCGATCGCCTATTGGATTCTGCAGAGCGCCATCATCCGCAGTCAAGGCGACGATTCGCCTTTGGCAAAAGCGATTCAAGGCGATCTTAAGGGCAAGGGTTCCATCGTGCTTTACTCGGCAGCCATTGCGATCGCCTTTTGGGAGCATCGCGCCGCCATAGCGATCTATGTATTCGTCGCGCTTGTCTGGATTGTGCCGGACCGCCGGATAGAGCGGCACGCCTCGTCGAGTTGA
- the rpsF gene encoding 30S ribosomal protein S6 has translation MPTVSAPYEAMFIVPSSIEEERINAILDRAQKVVSDAGGTVVEAKIWDKRRLAYEIGNSREGYYLYVSFNSAPDVPVELNRVLGLTEEVVRARIFRQDEDAPPIPSPRQEAPPVTETAVEPEPTPEPEPQPEAEAEAAPEKTEE, from the coding sequence ATGCCAACAGTTTCCGCGCCTTACGAGGCGATGTTCATCGTGCCCTCTTCCATTGAGGAAGAGCGGATAAACGCTATTCTCGACCGCGCGCAAAAGGTCGTTTCCGATGCGGGCGGCACGGTCGTCGAAGCCAAAATTTGGGACAAGCGCCGCCTTGCCTACGAGATCGGCAACTCGCGCGAAGGCTACTATCTCTACGTCAGCTTCAACAGCGCGCCTGATGTTCCCGTAGAACTGAATCGCGTTCTGGGACTGACCGAAGAAGTCGTCCGCGCTCGAATCTTCCGCCAAGACGAAGACGCGCCACCCATTCCATCTCCACGACAGGAAGCGCCGCCCGTAACCGAAACGGCAGTCGAGCCAGAGCCAACCCCAGAACCCGAGCCTCAGCCCGAAGCCGAGGCTGAAGCCGCCCCCGAAAAGACGGAGGAGTAA
- a CDS encoding bifunctional phosphoglucose/phosphomannose isomerase codes for MSDARILDDRAAWMAADPFGMMGLTYDLPSQVSEAIQIGEAWDAPALSVKPNAVLVTGMGGSAIGGDLLRCLFEDVGSLPLAVNRDYRIPKFVGRETLVIAASYSGNTEETLSAYRQAKEAGAQIIVLSSGGELTERAKADGFPYITVPAGLPPRAALGYLFFPLVVACEKLELLPDLSRDRTLALEGLRKRRDAWGPDKALDDNPAKVLATKLAGRTPIVYGVAGYPTVAALRWKGQINENAKMHAFAYSLPEMNHNEILGWVTGWQQADNWSVMVLRDGAESAKMAKRIEVTKECVGRPEHWHELTATGGCLLDRMMSLTYFGDFVSVYLAFLNGQDPTNIDYINHLKSELAKVGD; via the coding sequence ATGAGCGACGCCCGAATCTTAGACGACCGAGCCGCATGGATGGCCGCCGACCCGTTCGGCATGATGGGCTTGACTTACGATTTGCCGTCCCAAGTCTCCGAGGCTATTCAGATCGGCGAAGCATGGGATGCGCCGGCCCTAAGCGTCAAGCCTAACGCCGTGCTTGTTACCGGAATGGGCGGAAGCGCGATCGGCGGCGATCTGTTGCGCTGCCTGTTCGAGGACGTCGGCAGCCTGCCTTTGGCGGTCAATCGCGACTATCGCATTCCAAAGTTCGTAGGGCGCGAAACGCTGGTTATTGCCGCCAGCTACTCAGGCAATACAGAGGAGACCCTCAGCGCCTATCGCCAAGCCAAAGAGGCAGGCGCGCAGATAATTGTGCTCTCCAGCGGAGGCGAACTGACCGAACGAGCCAAAGCGGACGGTTTTCCCTATATCACAGTACCCGCAGGGTTGCCGCCTCGCGCCGCGCTGGGCTATCTCTTCTTCCCGCTCGTGGTCGCTTGCGAAAAGTTAGAACTGCTTCCCGACCTGTCGCGAGACCGGACGTTGGCATTAGAAGGCTTGCGCAAACGCAGAGACGCTTGGGGACCGGACAAGGCGCTGGACGACAATCCGGCGAAGGTCCTAGCCACCAAACTGGCTGGCCGCACCCCCATTGTCTACGGCGTGGCGGGCTATCCCACGGTTGCGGCGCTCCGCTGGAAGGGCCAGATCAACGAGAACGCCAAAATGCACGCCTTCGCTTACTCCCTGCCCGAAATGAACCACAACGAGATTCTTGGATGGGTTACGGGCTGGCAACAGGCGGACAACTGGAGCGTTATGGTTCTCCGCGACGGCGCCGAATCTGCCAAGATGGCGAAGCGCATCGAGGTAACGAAGGAGTGCGTCGGACGACCGGAACATTGGCACGAGTTGACGGCCACAGGCGGATGCCTGTTGGATCGAATGATGAGCCTTACCTACTTTGGCGACTTCGTCAGCGTCTATCTGGCCTTCCTTAACGGGCAAGACCCGACCAACATCGACTATATCAACCATTTGAAATCAGAGCTGGCCAAGGTCGGCGACTGA
- the speE gene encoding polyamine aminopropyltransferase has product MAADHQAASGIWFSETHTHAIQYKYRILDVHTMTKSKYQDVWIVTLEGYGKALILDSKIQSAQLDEFMFHEPMVHPAMFTHPDPKRVLVAGGGEGATLREVLRHKSVESATMVDIDDELVKLCDQHMPEWHQGAFVDPRTTMIYDDAMKVIANNKNAYDVVISDLTDPLEAGPSQFLFTKEFYQSIYESLTDDGVLAVQAGAADPLYPYLFGCIVKTLGEVFPVVHGYWSFVAGFLLPWGFVVASKKHDPLKLTPEEIMARIESRRVTGLQYYSPFVHFGMFGLPPYLTKVIQEARVLTNDQPYSWEA; this is encoded by the coding sequence ATGGCTGCAGACCATCAGGCGGCGTCGGGCATTTGGTTTAGCGAAACCCACACCCACGCCATTCAATATAAGTATCGCATCTTAGACGTTCACACCATGACCAAGTCCAAATATCAGGACGTTTGGATCGTAACGCTGGAAGGGTACGGCAAGGCGCTGATTCTGGACTCCAAGATTCAATCCGCCCAGCTCGACGAGTTTATGTTTCACGAACCGATGGTGCATCCGGCGATGTTCACCCATCCCGACCCCAAGCGCGTACTGGTGGCGGGCGGCGGAGAGGGCGCGACCCTGCGCGAGGTTTTAAGGCACAAGAGCGTCGAATCGGCCACCATGGTGGACATCGACGACGAACTGGTCAAGCTGTGCGACCAACACATGCCCGAGTGGCATCAGGGCGCGTTCGTCGATCCGCGCACGACCATGATCTACGACGACGCGATGAAGGTGATCGCGAACAACAAGAACGCCTACGATGTGGTGATCAGCGACCTGACCGACCCGTTAGAGGCTGGGCCGTCGCAGTTTCTCTTTACCAAGGAGTTCTACCAATCGATCTACGAGTCGCTGACGGACGACGGTGTGCTGGCTGTGCAAGCGGGAGCGGCCGATCCGCTCTATCCCTATCTGTTCGGCTGCATCGTCAAAACGCTGGGCGAGGTGTTCCCTGTCGTGCACGGCTACTGGTCGTTCGTGGCCGGCTTTCTCTTACCGTGGGGTTTCGTGGTCGCGTCCAAAAAGCACGACCCGCTCAAGCTGACGCCCGAAGAGATCATGGCAAGGATCGAGTCGCGGCGAGTTACGGGCTTGCAATACTATTCGCCCTTCGTTCACTTTGGGATGTTCGGTCTGCCGCCCTATCTGACCAAAGTGATCCAGGAAGCGCGGGTACTGACCAACGATCAGCCGTATAGCTGGGAGGCGTAG
- a CDS encoding single-stranded DNA-binding protein: MNFNRVILVGRLTRDPELRSTPDGVPVCQFSVAVNRQSKDDVADFFDCSAWRQQAEFLANYAQKGRLVLVEGRLQNRSWVGQDGQKRYKTEIQADNVRLLDRAKEGASDAPVSERAVVASTEGAAPQEPAPVAASHEPPPAPDFDDFPDDDSDPFSKP, encoded by the coding sequence ATGAACTTCAATCGCGTGATACTGGTCGGTCGATTGACCCGCGATCCCGAACTTCGCTCGACGCCGGACGGAGTGCCGGTCTGCCAGTTCAGTGTCGCCGTCAACCGCCAAAGCAAAGACGATGTTGCCGATTTCTTCGATTGTTCGGCTTGGCGGCAACAGGCCGAATTCCTGGCCAACTATGCGCAAAAGGGCCGCCTCGTTTTGGTCGAGGGCCGCCTGCAAAACCGAAGCTGGGTTGGACAAGACGGGCAGAAACGATATAAGACCGAGATCCAGGCCGACAATGTCCGTCTGCTCGATCGAGCGAAAGAAGGCGCTTCGGATGCGCCCGTGTCGGAGAGAGCCGTCGTTGCCTCGACCGAAGGCGCCGCCCCTCAGGAGCCTGCGCCGGTCGCAGCCTCGCACGAGCCTCCGCCCGCGCCCGATTTTGACGACTTCCCGGACGACGACTCCGATCCGTTCAGCAAACCGTAA
- a CDS encoding ABC transporter ATP-binding protein, with protein sequence MSRVGLESTLALRFPQELSGGQRQRAAIARALSTDPELLIMDEPTASLDVSVRAQALNLLADLQAERNLAILLITHDISVVTTLAQRIAVMYMGRIVEIGPASEVLKAPSHPYTKMLLASVLPPKPTGKLPPIPPGETPDPFSLPQGCRYRSRCSLAIDRCEIEEPLLNAWQVGAREAACWRASPGQPG encoded by the coding sequence ATGAGTAGAGTTGGACTAGAATCGACCCTCGCGCTCCGATTTCCTCAAGAACTGTCCGGCGGTCAACGGCAACGAGCGGCCATTGCGCGCGCCCTGTCCACCGATCCCGAATTGCTGATTATGGACGAGCCGACCGCCTCTCTGGACGTTTCCGTGCGCGCGCAGGCGCTCAATCTGTTGGCCGACCTACAAGCGGAGCGCAACTTGGCCATCCTGCTCATCACCCACGATATTTCGGTCGTAACGACGCTTGCCCAGCGGATCGCCGTCATGTACATGGGTCGCATCGTCGAGATCGGCCCAGCCAGCGAGGTGTTGAAGGCGCCCAGCCATCCCTATACGAAGATGCTGTTGGCCAGCGTGCTGCCGCCCAAACCGACTGGGAAGCTGCCGCCCATTCCGCCGGGAGAAACGCCCGATCCGTTTTCGCTTCCCCAGGGTTGTCGCTACCGAAGCCGATGCTCCTTGGCGATTGATCGATGCGAGATCGAAGAGCCTCTATTGAACGCCTGGCAGGTGGGCGCGCGCGAGGCGGCGTGCTGGCGCGCCTCGCCAGGACAGCCCGGCTAA
- the gatA gene encoding Asp-tRNA(Asn)/Glu-tRNA(Gln) amidotransferase subunit GatA — protein sequence MNSDLFRLSIPEARALLDSRQISAVELCQSCLDRIRSIDPQVKAYLLVNAESALSQASIADARLAAGETGPLLGIPIALKDNLCTTDADTTAGSKILEGYRPPYDATVVAKLREAGAVLIGKANCDEFAMGSSTENSGFFPTANPWDLTRAPGGSSGGSAAAAAADMALGALGSDTGGSIRQPAALCGVVGAKPTYGRVSRYGLIAYASSLDQIGPFGKTVEDCAILTEAICGLDAHDSTTFDAPPPKIVDTLHEGAKGLRLGAPKEFFGEGVNPQVVSAVRRAMDVLADAGAEIEETSLPYVEYGLPIYYILAPAEASSNLARFDGVRYGLREGFAEGHIGMMQRTRAKGFGEEVVQRIMIGTYALSAGYYDAYYLKAQQCRTLIRQDFDRAFEKYDALICPTSPTTAFKLGEFSDDPLALKLADVLTIPVNLAGLPGISVPCGLDEAGLPIGLQIIGKAFDEATMFRIAASYESRTDFRSLRRLL from the coding sequence ATGAACAGCGATCTTTTTCGACTGTCTATCCCGGAAGCCCGCGCGCTGCTCGATTCCAGACAGATCTCGGCTGTCGAACTCTGCCAAAGCTGCCTGGACCGAATCCGTTCGATCGACCCCCAGGTAAAGGCGTATTTGTTGGTCAATGCCGAGTCGGCGCTGTCCCAAGCTTCCATTGCCGACGCACGGTTGGCGGCAGGGGAGACCGGCCCTCTATTGGGCATTCCGATCGCCCTCAAAGACAACCTCTGCACGACGGATGCCGATACGACGGCCGGCTCCAAGATTCTCGAAGGCTATCGACCGCCATACGATGCGACCGTGGTTGCTAAACTGCGAGAGGCGGGCGCCGTTTTGATCGGGAAGGCCAACTGCGACGAATTTGCCATGGGGTCGTCTACCGAGAATTCTGGCTTCTTTCCGACCGCAAATCCTTGGGATCTGACCCGCGCTCCCGGCGGATCGTCCGGCGGATCGGCGGCGGCGGCGGCGGCCGATATGGCGCTAGGCGCATTGGGCAGCGACACCGGCGGATCGATCCGCCAGCCTGCGGCGCTGTGCGGCGTGGTCGGCGCAAAACCGACGTATGGCCGCGTCTCGCGCTATGGCCTGATTGCCTACGCATCCTCATTGGATCAGATCGGGCCGTTTGGCAAGACGGTCGAAGATTGCGCGATTCTGACCGAGGCGATCTGTGGCCTAGACGCACATGATTCAACAACGTTCGACGCGCCTCCGCCTAAGATTGTAGATACCTTGCATGAGGGCGCTAAGGGGCTTAGGTTGGGAGCGCCAAAGGAGTTTTTCGGCGAGGGAGTCAACCCGCAGGTCGTCTCCGCTGTGCGCCGCGCAATGGACGTATTGGCCGACGCCGGAGCCGAGATCGAGGAGACCTCGCTGCCCTATGTCGAGTATGGGCTGCCTATCTACTACATCCTTGCACCCGCAGAGGCATCCTCCAATCTAGCTCGATTTGACGGCGTTCGGTACGGCCTGCGCGAGGGCTTCGCCGAAGGGCACATCGGCATGATGCAGCGCACTCGGGCAAAAGGCTTTGGCGAGGAAGTCGTCCAACGCATAATGATCGGCACATACGCGCTCTCCGCGGGCTATTACGATGCCTACTATCTAAAGGCGCAACAGTGCAGGACATTGATCCGTCAGGATTTTGACCGGGCTTTCGAGAAATACGATGCTCTGATCTGTCCGACCAGCCCGACGACCGCGTTTAAGTTAGGAGAGTTTAGCGACGATCCATTGGCGCTGAAGTTGGCCGACGTGCTGACGATTCCGGTCAATTTAGCCGGATTGCCCGGCATCAGCGTGCCGTGCGGATTGGACGAGGCGGGGCTGCCGATCGGGCTTCAGATTATTGGCAAAGCATTCGACGAGGCGACGATGTTTCGCATCGCCGCCTCGTACGAGTCTCGAACCGACTTCAGATCGCTGAGACGGTTGCTTTAG
- the gatC gene encoding Asp-tRNA(Asn)/Glu-tRNA(Gln) amidotransferase subunit GatC, producing the protein MALTLDEMRHVARLARLELDDERLLRQMQHINALMSHFERLNAISTQNLEATSHATSVVDVLREDEARTGLTREEALEQAPESRDGLFIVPRIVEEE; encoded by the coding sequence ATGGCTCTCACCCTAGACGAGATGCGCCATGTGGCGCGTTTGGCGCGATTAGAGTTGGACGACGAAAGGCTGTTGCGCCAAATGCAACACATCAACGCGCTGATGAGCCATTTTGAGCGGCTGAACGCGATTTCGACCCAGAATCTGGAAGCCACGTCGCACGCAACCTCTGTGGTCGATGTGCTGAGAGAGGACGAAGCGCGTACGGGACTGACGCGAGAAGAAGCCTTGGAACAGGCGCCCGAATCGCGGGACGGCCTGTTCATCGTGCCAAGGATCGTCGAAGAGGAATGA
- a CDS encoding Gfo/Idh/MocA family oxidoreductase: protein MVKIGVIGAGAMGSAHCKSIAALPETELVFVCDRRPEKASAIAGELGVPAFTDSDQAIASSLAQAVLIATPHHDHAPIAIAAFSAGLGALVEKPLSVTVGDADAMIEAAGNLPFAVMYQTRTEPYFRKAVELSKEIGELRRASLVTAWYRNQAYYDSGGWRATWAGEGGGVLINQAPHYLDFLVELTGLPVKLRAETRTRFHDMETEDEAWATMEYANGAHGYLYATTGEAPPETTIELAGDRGKLLIRGEAIRFWSLKDNLAEFTRQARGMWDSPEWRDIPIEMPDPAEPRHHAAVIRNFARFCMGHEPLIAPGHEGLAAVELINAIYLSAFVEDAVHIPVDRPAIKAVIQAHIRQSKPKERIAEQSATDPKFLP, encoded by the coding sequence ATGGTCAAGATCGGCGTAATCGGCGCAGGCGCAATGGGTTCGGCGCATTGCAAATCTATAGCGGCGCTGCCAGAAACAGAGCTGGTCTTTGTTTGCGACCGACGGCCCGAAAAGGCGAGCGCGATCGCTGGGGAGTTGGGCGTTCCCGCGTTTACAGACTCCGATCAAGCCATCGCGTCGAGCTTGGCGCAAGCGGTCCTCATCGCCACGCCTCATCATGATCATGCTCCGATAGCGATTGCGGCGTTCAGTGCGGGACTCGGCGCCCTGGTCGAAAAGCCATTGTCCGTAACCGTAGGCGACGCCGATGCGATGATCGAAGCGGCGGGCAATCTCCCCTTTGCCGTTATGTATCAGACGCGCACGGAGCCTTACTTCAGAAAAGCGGTCGAACTCTCTAAGGAGATTGGCGAGCTGCGCCGCGCCTCTCTGGTTACGGCTTGGTATCGGAATCAGGCCTATTACGATTCGGGCGGCTGGCGCGCAACCTGGGCGGGCGAAGGGGGCGGCGTGCTGATCAACCAGGCGCCCCACTATCTCGACTTCTTAGTGGAATTGACCGGGCTTCCTGTGAAACTGAGGGCCGAAACTCGAACGCGCTTTCACGACATGGAGACGGAGGACGAGGCCTGGGCGACGATGGAGTATGCGAACGGCGCGCACGGCTATCTTTACGCAACGACCGGCGAGGCGCCTCCCGAGACGACCATTGAGTTAGCGGGCGACAGGGGCAAGTTGCTGATTAGGGGCGAGGCGATTCGGTTCTGGTCGCTCAAGGACAACCTTGCAGAGTTCACCCGGCAGGCTCGCGGCATGTGGGACAGCCCTGAATGGCGAGATATTCCGATCGAAATGCCCGATCCTGCGGAACCTCGGCATCATGCGGCCGTCATCCGTAATTTTGCGCGTTTTTGCATGGGGCACGAGCCCCTGATCGCTCCCGGACACGAAGGTCTGGCGGCGGTCGAGCTGATCAATGCGATCTACCTTTCGGCCTTTGTTGAAGACGCCGTTCACATTCCAGTCGACCGTCCCGCCATCAAAGCCGTTATACAGGCCCACATCCGTCAATCCAAACCTAAGGAGCGAATCGCCGAGCAAAGCGCCACCGATCCAAAGTTTTTGCCGTGA
- a CDS encoding ATP-binding cassette domain-containing protein: protein MSEQPLLEIKNLSVVFEVGRRQLRAVDDVSLTIHAGECLGLVGESGCGKTTVGRAAAGILPPASGQILYRGADWAKASKAQRREIARKRQMVFQDPMASMDPLWKVGDIIAEPLKVADE, encoded by the coding sequence ATGTCTGAACAGCCGCTGTTAGAGATCAAGAATCTCTCTGTCGTGTTCGAAGTCGGCCGTCGTCAGCTTCGAGCGGTCGATGATGTTTCCCTTACGATCCATGCGGGCGAGTGTTTGGGCCTGGTAGGCGAATCGGGCTGCGGCAAGACGACCGTAGGACGCGCCGCGGCTGGAATATTGCCCCCTGCAAGCGGCCAAATCCTCTATCGAGGCGCCGACTGGGCTAAAGCAAGCAAAGCGCAAAGGAGAGAGATTGCGCGCAAGCGGCAGATGGTGTTTCAGGACCCCATGGCCTCGATGGACCCGCTCTGGAAAGTGGGCGACATCATTGCCGAGCCGCTGAAAGTCGCTGATGAGTAG
- a CDS encoding 30S ribosomal protein S18, with amino-acid sequence MSVADDYKKESDGGYSTPASKIRRFRRKKKVCEFCVSKLPVDYKDVPRLRRYMTERGKILPRRTSGACSKCQRKLSIAIKRARELALLPYVAA; translated from the coding sequence ATTTCAGTGGCAGACGATTATAAGAAAGAATCAGATGGCGGATACTCAACGCCCGCCTCAAAAATACGACGCTTTCGGCGCAAGAAGAAGGTTTGCGAGTTCTGCGTCAGCAAGCTCCCCGTCGACTACAAGGACGTGCCGCGGCTTCGACGGTACATGACCGAGCGGGGCAAGATCCTGCCTCGACGCACCTCGGGCGCTTGTTCTAAGTGTCAGCGAAAGCTGAGCATCGCGATCAAGCGCGCCCGAGAGCTCGCTCTGTTGCCTTACGTCGCGGCATGA